One Acinetobacter colistiniresistens DNA segment encodes these proteins:
- a CDS encoding GatB/YqeY domain-containing protein: MNTLKNQITDVLKNSMRAKDMATVTVIRGVQAAIKQIEVDERKELDDAQVLAVIEKQIKQRKESIKAFSGAGRDDLASKEQAEVEIISQFLPAAMTEEELDSIIEQTIAAQEATSMKDMGKVMNSLRPIIAGRADPAQVSAKIKAKLS; this comes from the coding sequence ATGAATACTTTAAAAAACCAGATTACTGACGTGTTAAAAAACTCAATGCGTGCCAAAGATATGGCAACAGTAACGGTTATTCGTGGTGTACAGGCAGCAATTAAGCAAATCGAAGTCGATGAGCGCAAAGAGCTTGACGATGCTCAGGTTCTTGCGGTCATTGAAAAGCAAATTAAACAACGTAAAGAATCGATCAAGGCCTTTTCTGGCGCTGGTCGAGATGATTTAGCTAGTAAAGAACAAGCCGAAGTTGAGATTATATCTCAATTTCTACCAGCAGCTATGACTGAGGAAGAACTTGATTCTATCATTGAGCAAACGATTGCTGCTCAAGAAGCTACTAGCATGAAAGATATGGGTAAGGTGATGAATTCTCTACGTCCGATCATAGCCGGGCGTGCCGATCCTGCACAAGTATCTGCTAAAATTAAAGCAAAATTAAGCTAA
- the rpsU gene encoding 30S ribosomal protein S21 has protein sequence MPQVKLKEGEPVDVAIRRFKRSCEKAGVLADVRKREFYEKPTQERKRKKAAAVKRYQKKLTRESVRTTRLY, from the coding sequence ATGCCACAAGTTAAGTTGAAAGAAGGCGAACCAGTAGACGTAGCTATCCGTCGTTTCAAACGTTCATGCGAAAAAGCGGGTGTTTTAGCTGACGTTCGTAAGCGCGAATTCTATGAGAAACCAACTCAAGAACGTAAGCGTAAAAAAGCTGCTGCAGTTAAGCGTTATCAAAAGAAATTGACTCGCGAATCTGTACGTACTACTCGCCTTTACTAA
- the tsaD gene encoding tRNA (adenosine(37)-N6)-threonylcarbamoyltransferase complex transferase subunit TsaD: MIVLGLETSCDETGLALYDSELGLRGQVLYSQIKLHAEYGGVVPELASRDHVRKMIPLINQLLEQSGVKKQEIDAVAYTRGPGLMGALMTGALFGRTLAFAFNKPAIGVHHMEGHMLAPLLSETPPEFPFVALLVSGGHTQLMAAYGIGQYELLGESIDDAAGEAFDKVAKMMNLPYPGGPNIAKLALQGDAKAFEFPRPILHQGLDFSFSGLKTAVSVQLKKLGEENRDADVAASFQEAVVDTLVKKSVKALKQTGLKRLVIAGGVSANLRLREQLETSLAKIKAQVYYAEPALCTDNGAMIAFAGYQRLKAGQHDGLAVTTTPRWPMTELQPT; the protein is encoded by the coding sequence ATGATTGTTTTGGGCTTAGAAACTTCGTGTGATGAAACTGGGTTAGCACTCTATGATAGCGAGCTCGGCTTACGTGGACAGGTTTTATATAGCCAGATTAAATTGCATGCGGAATATGGTGGCGTTGTCCCTGAGTTGGCATCACGCGATCATGTTCGAAAGATGATTCCTTTGATTAATCAACTGCTTGAGCAAAGTGGTGTTAAAAAACAAGAGATTGATGCAGTTGCCTATACCCGTGGTCCTGGACTGATGGGTGCACTGATGACAGGTGCTTTATTTGGACGCACTTTGGCATTTGCATTTAATAAACCTGCGATTGGTGTGCATCATATGGAAGGTCATATGCTTGCTCCATTACTTTCCGAGACTCCACCGGAATTTCCGTTTGTGGCTTTATTAGTCTCTGGTGGGCATACTCAATTAATGGCTGCCTATGGCATTGGTCAATATGAGTTATTGGGTGAGTCCATTGATGATGCGGCAGGTGAAGCCTTTGATAAAGTCGCAAAAATGATGAATTTACCTTATCCAGGTGGACCGAATATTGCGAAATTGGCGTTACAGGGCGATGCCAAAGCATTTGAATTCCCGAGACCAATCTTGCATCAAGGTTTGGATTTTTCTTTTAGTGGCCTTAAAACAGCGGTTTCTGTACAACTGAAAAAGTTAGGTGAAGAAAATCGCGATGCCGATGTGGCAGCTTCTTTTCAAGAGGCGGTTGTTGATACACTGGTTAAAAAATCAGTGAAGGCTTTAAAGCAAACAGGTTTAAAACGTTTGGTGATTGCAGGCGGCGTGAGTGCTAATCTAAGATTGCGCGAGCAATTAGAAACGTCACTGGCAAAGATCAAGGCTCAAGTTTATTATGCCGAGCCTGCATTGTGTACAGACAACGGCGCCATGATTGCCTTTGCTGGATATCAACGTTTAAAAGCTGGGCAACATGATGGTTTGGCGGTGACGACGACACCAAGATGGCCAATGACTGAGTTACAACCGACCTAA
- a CDS encoding AAA family ATPase has translation MELIIFVGGQASGKSTFFKQYFSDTHIRLNLDMLKTRHREKILFNACLEAKQKVVIDNTNPSKLDRKIYVQEAKNAHFKVIAYYFDSCLDDLLLRNEQREGKAKIPRVGVISTFKKLEIPELNEGFDEIYSVSIDQENDFNMSLLYQREQ, from the coding sequence ATGGAACTTATCATTTTTGTCGGTGGACAAGCTTCAGGTAAATCAACATTTTTTAAGCAATATTTCTCTGATACACATATTCGTCTCAATCTTGATATGTTGAAAACCAGACATCGTGAGAAAATATTGTTTAATGCCTGTTTAGAAGCAAAACAGAAAGTTGTTATTGATAATACCAATCCGAGCAAACTAGATCGAAAGATATATGTTCAAGAAGCAAAAAATGCCCACTTTAAAGTGATTGCATACTATTTTGATAGTTGTTTGGATGATTTACTACTACGAAATGAACAGCGAGAAGGAAAAGCAAAAATTCCTCGAGTTGGGGTTATTTCAACTTTTAAAAAGTTAGAAATACCTGAGCTTAATGAGGGTTTTGATGAAATTTACAGCGTTTCAATTGATCAAGAAAATGACTTTAATATGAGCTTGCTGTATCAAAGAGAACAATAA
- a CDS encoding tRNA(His) guanylyltransferase Thg1 family protein, with product MRFEDLDTRLRKYETAYDFCIPPENYIVVRLDGRGFTRLTKEIWQFEAPFDVHFRDLMVETTTHLLQCGFNIIYGYTQSDEISLLFHYRDESFNRKERKILSILAGEASAKFSVLHGQIATFDARVCVLPNSQLVDDYFRWRQEDAHRNALNAHCYWMLRKSGHAVGEATEQVKGLNRQEKHDLLFSQQINFNELPAWQKRGTGVYWKDVEKTGLNPKTGEITQTTRRQLVADFELPLNELYSEFIGQKFFENIFMNSRS from the coding sequence ATGAGATTTGAAGATTTAGATACAAGATTAAGAAAATATGAGACGGCTTACGATTTCTGTATCCCGCCTGAAAACTATATTGTGGTCAGGCTAGATGGTCGGGGGTTTACACGGCTAACCAAAGAGATCTGGCAATTTGAAGCGCCATTTGATGTACATTTTAGAGATTTAATGGTAGAAACCACAACCCATTTATTACAGTGTGGTTTTAATATCATTTATGGTTATACCCAGAGCGATGAAATTTCTCTTTTATTCCATTACCGCGATGAAAGTTTTAACCGTAAGGAACGTAAAATTCTTTCTATTTTAGCAGGTGAAGCCAGTGCAAAATTCTCTGTTCTGCATGGTCAAATTGCTACTTTTGATGCCCGAGTTTGTGTTTTACCCAATTCGCAATTAGTAGATGACTATTTCCGTTGGAGACAAGAGGATGCTCATCGAAATGCATTAAATGCGCACTGCTATTGGATGTTAAGAAAATCGGGTCATGCCGTAGGTGAAGCAACGGAACAAGTTAAAGGATTAAATCGTCAAGAAAAGCATGATTTACTCTTTTCACAACAGATTAATTTTAATGAACTCCCTGCATGGCAAAAGCGTGGTACCGGTGTTTATTGGAAAGACGTTGAAAAAACGGGGCTGAATCCGAAAACTGGTGAAATTACACAAACGACAAGAAGGCAGTTAGTTGCTGACTTTGAGTTGCCTTTAAATGAACTCTATAGTGAATTTATAGGTCAAAAATTTTTTGAAAATATTTTTATGAACAGTCGTTCATAA